The segment AGTGTAATGATACTTTGGAATCATTAATAAAAGCCCAATTTAGTAAATAAATGTTTAGTATAAAATGTAACATTACGCAATcatttaaaatgttattttaattaatcatatgaaatatgattaattaaaaaataaaggcttaatatattatttagtatttgaGTTTGACATTTTTTTCTTATGTGGTATCTgtacttttttatttaatttagtactTATATTTGCCAAAAGTTACATATCCCGGTACTCAAAAATAACGGCATTAACTTTTTAGGCTTTACATagtaaaatagaaagaaaattaaaatgatgaaaattaCCAGATTAATATACATGATTGGAATCAAAGTAAAGTAAAATTAAACTTGTATAAAAATATCAATAGTCGTAAATGAAAAATCCACTTAACCAACTACCTAAAAAAATCAAATACCATAAACATTAAGTAATTACCAAATAATCAAATATGGAGTCATATTAAGCAAACTTGTTGATGAAACAGAAAACATCCCACATGTTCAATCGACTTCATCCGAATTTCGCTGACTTCACAAGTAAGATTATAACCATGTACAACCTtaacaattttattaaaaaatatcctatttatttttaataaaaatacaaaaaatagtataaagaCTTTATCATTATGTCCGGACAAAAAAGGCCTTTAGTAAATATAAaatcctttatatatatatatggagttaaaataataagtaataattATTATATTGTTTGAGATGTAATTAATATAGCGTAAGAGTTGCTTTAGAAGGCGacaacgaaggtggatagagAGGTGCATGAACATTAATTTCCACACACTAAAAGTTGGGCCAAAAAAACCATTTGCCATTGGAAATGGCACCCAAACTTCAAACAAATATGTCAACTGTCATTTACACATATGCCTGAAAATGAAAACCACGTTGAACGGTTTGGCTAAACAATTAATATATGCCAATCTATTTCTTGCCTTCCTTCTTTTTAATTATGTCAGTAATTACGTCTAGTTTTTTAATTTATTGGTAAAGTTATGCCAGCTCTCCTATGTGTTTTCCTTTTCCATATTTATAAAAACATTAGATTAAATACCAATAAACAAACATTGTGAATATTGTTAATTTCCCAAGGAATGTAGGTCGACCCACTGTCCTTTGAAATTCCGAACAGATTCCACGCGCCAGCCTTTGGCAGCCAAGTTCCCCATGTACGGTGTTAGACCCTCTTCAAATGCAGCGAGTAACGGTGGGCAAAATACTTGCAATTTTATGGATAACCGAAGCAGGAAGGAATGTGGCAAACAGCTGCCGACTCTAATTTGCTGCTTCATCAGTCATGTCTGGGACTCCAGTTTCTCCTATAGCTTCATCCAATGACCAAAAATTATTACACTTTAGATCGTCCCAAGTTCTTGAAATACAACCCCCAACATATGAGTATATTCTCTAGACATTTTCATAATGCGTTAAAAACTGGACATAATAATCAAAAACAAAAGGTTTCAAATGGTCATGTAAATATTTTTCTTACCTTACGTAactcatactttggaaaaatctTTGCACTTGAACTTACCTTTTTTCAAATAACAACTTACTTCAATTATATAATTCTGCTCCTTCCATTGCCTCCTCATAAACTTGAAACAAAGAAACATTGCTCAACTTATGGTCAGTGAAAATAAAATATCTCCCCTCTATggcatttcattattattattattattattttgcacAACACTCAAAATTTACCTCATATGTCTATTCTCTCAACAAATTTGAGCCATTAATTTGACTTTTATTACATCCAACTTTTTAAAACTCGATATTTTTACAATATGTAGTCTTCCCACCCGAATCCTCCatacaaaatattgaaatttgCAGTTCATAAAGGAAGAAGAAGGagggaaataaagaaataaaaggatgtaaaaagttaaaaaaaaataaattaaaaaagaattaaattactCCAAAAAAGAAGGGGTTAGCTGTGTAATTTGACctaatactttttttttttttgaaatgatgatatgagatgccaCCTCATTTGTCGTGGCGCCATTAACATTAATtgatgaaaatataaaaaatcagtAAGGTTTATTGTAACTTTTCAAAGTTTAAtgataaaatcataatttaaactaTAGATAGGTGATTAAATGTGGAATTTATACTTTTCTTAGATTGATTTGATTGGGCAGTCGACGTGTGTTAAGTTAGCACATTAAGGAATCAACTTAGCTTATTAATTAGTATacatttttgtttattatttatccCAAAAGTCTCTTAAATTTCCCGACAATACAAAGAAATCTTTTTCGAGTTCTCTTATCTCTAATAATTTCGTCATACATACTCCTGGTCCTGGCTCTTCTTTCCCTCTTTGATTAGGTACGCGAAATGGaacctattttatttttttcgccTTTCACTCTACTCTTTTAGATTTGTATTAATTGTTAGATTCTCTTTTCTCTTGAGCACACTCTAACTTTGATTCattcaactttctttttctcTGTTAAGGTTCAGGAATCTCAATAATCAGCCCAATGGCTTCCTTTGAAATGAACGACCGAAAGAGTGagctcttttcttttccttgttgTTGTTGATTTAATTTGTGCTTTCTTTGCTTCTTTTCATTCGGTTAACGCATCTCTGAATCTTTAATCTGTTATTTTATTTACACTTCTGTTGATTTTGGTACTTGAAATACGGTTCAACGTGCCATTCCTAAAAGTTTTAGTGAGATTTGGATTTGCTTCTTCTAGTTACTGTGTAGGTTTTTATTGTTTTTATGACTGCTTTCGAGATAGGAATGTGTTCAAATGCTCATTCTATTTTACGTAGAGTCAATTAGCGAATAATTTGAAGTTTGAAGTGCTAATCTATTTCGAAGTTTCGAATATGTTTGATGAAGTCTAGCGTGAGCTTTGTGCGTACGTTTTCATAAGCCATCTTTTCAAATTGCCTTAAAAGAAGCATTAATGGTGATTCTATGATATTGATGCTAgccaaaaatcaaattaaaacctTGTAGTGGATCACTGCTTAccaaatttgatttaattatacggtaaaatatttttaattaatatgtaTCGTTTCAGCTATGTTTTAGTCTTCTCATTCTTCGAAGTTCAAATGCATTAGACAGTTTGTAGGACGCAGTTCTAATTGTTAACCTTATCATGTATTTATTTATTCTCGGTGACGTATGTGCACTGTGCTTAATTGACAGTgcatattgttcaagacacaaaGTGGTAGACCCTCTTGCATTTGAATTTTCTGTGGAAAATGCTAATCGAAAACAGTTTAGTATTATGGAATTTTCATAGGAGTACTTCAAAATGATAACATTACTTTTATATAGTACATGAGATGATTTGGTGAAAAGTAAGAACCTTACCAATGCCTAAGCTGTATGGCATATAGATTATTTAGTTAATTCTGGATTTTTGTAGAATCTAATCTTTTAGTTTAAAGCTAAACGTGTTTGCTGATAAAATTGTATGCTCAATTACATGGATTCTTGAGATTGAAAATGCTTGGAGGCAAGTAGGAGACCTTTGGTACTCTAGCATTTGATTCACATTGACTTGGCAATTGGAGACATATGGCTTTGTTTGTGATCAATATATCTGGGAAAAAGCCAAAGTGACAACTTCTGTTTTTATTTTCATGCTGTTAACTTTCATACATATTAATTCTAGAATTATGAAAAACAGAAATTGGGCTAGGATTAACCGGATTTGgcatatttttttcatttctcgGAATTATCTTCTTTTTCGACAAGGGATTTCTTGCCATGGGAAATGTAAGCTAAATTTTATTACATTCTGTCCTTTTTGCACAACTCTTTTCTATTTCCCCCttaaatcaacttgactaaaactGCCTTCTTTCCTTTTCTGTTAACCAGATCCTTTTCATATCAGGAGTGGCCTTGACTATTGGTCTGAAGTCTACCATGCAATTTTTCATGAAACGTCAAAATTTTAAGGTTTGATTTATCCTCTCCCTCTCTCTTTGTCTCACACATAAGCACATCAACACACACAATTGTGTGTTCATCTCTTGTTTTCATTACAATTAATTGCTATTGAATGCAGGGAACAATCTCGTTTGGTGTTGGCTTCTTTTTTCTTGTCATTGGATGGCCTATCATTGGCATGGTATTGGAGGCATATGGGTTTATTGTGCTCTTTAGGTTTGAATTTTTCATTCCCTTGATTTAATAAAAATGCTTGGCTTCTATTAATTTTGCTCTTCTCATTTGGCATTCAAAATTTCTTTTGCAGTGGTTTTTGGCCAACACTGGCAGTGTTTTTGCAGAGGATACCTATTGTTGGTTGGTTGTTCCAGCAACGATATATTAGATCGGTACGTTTTGTTTCTAAGTTAAGTACTTTTGTTTTTAACTTGTAAACTTCTGCTGGACATGCATGCTTGTGAAATATTATTTTGTTAGTTCTTGGTTGGTTGTTTACTTGATTAAATCAGTTTTAATTTTTAGCAGCTTCCTAGAATAGCCCTAAAATTTGAAATATGAGCAATAATCTTTAGTGATCTCAGAGTATGAAAGAAAGCCAAAAAGTAATCTAAAACTAAGTTCGTATTGAATATTTTTGACTAGCTGAAAGAAGTTAGGTCTGAAGCCATTTTTTTCTGCATTCAACATGTCAGCAACTGAATCAACATCCATTCTTCTTGCTGCAAGTTGCGGGTAAATAGCTATCTATTTCAGTGCGACTGAGATTGGTATATTAGAAAGAACCAGAGCTTGATATTAGATTGTTTAAGTTACTAACTTCATTAAGTGGAATCTTTGTTTGTGATGGTTTGTTCATTTATTGAGATCCTTTTATCCTACCTTCCAAGGGAACTAATATAAACCTTTTGTCCCATCTCTCCCTTTTTCTCTCATGTTATTAGAGGGAATATCTTCACAATATTGCCAAGTGCAAATTTAGGTGTCCAGGTCAAGTGTGTTAAGGCAATGATGACTTAGAAGAAGTGATTGTCATACCTGCCCTTGCAGCTCAAGTGATACAAAAAGTGCTTGTGCCAAACACTTAACTGACTTAATTTTTGTGGAATCTTTTATTCAGCAAATGTCAGTCCACCAAGTTATCAAATCATCAGCTGTCCTTGGGTCCATCTTCTAACAAAAGTTTACCTCAATAATGAGTGAAAGAACTTTAATGGATGGACCATCTTCTTAATTGATTATAAATATTAATGAaaaatatcaatattttcatTTGTTTCAAAAACCATCGTTTCCCCTTGACTGTGTCATTTAGCTCAAGTCTATGACCCCTCAACTTATAGAATCAGTTCCTTGCTTCATGAGTTAGAGCATAACGATGTGTCAGTCTCAACAATTTTATTGTTGTCCTATCTTGACAAGGCATTGACCAAGAATAATATAGGAATAACGCCTTGTTGTAATAAAAATCTCATAATTACAACTTATGATTATTTACTTTTTGTAAAGATTATTTATTCCGTGAttttattaatattgaatatgtATGCAAATCTTGTAGGTAAAGAATCTGCCTATGGCAGTGACACCTACTATGACATGTATGATGTATCACATAGTTCAGTCACTCTTAGAGCACATGTTACTAATTCAAAGGAATCTGCCAATCCAGCATCTGGTTTTAATTTCAGAAGTATAGATCTTAAGCATACAAAGAGCTTGTAGGCACTGAATGGTGTATGGCCATGTGGATATAGACTAACATAGCTTTGGTCTGGTCTTGGGGCGAGCTGAAGATTGTACCTTATTACCACTATTCATGTTATGCTCATGCTAATTGCGTGATTATCTGAGGTGCAtgatgactaaaatgtaaatttaaccGGCATTGACTTGAAATCCTAGGGACGGAAAACAATTATCAGTTTTTTCACATTGTATGCAAGAAAGATACATTTTCTTTAAGACAATGGCTCTCTCTATCTCTTTCCTCCCCTTTagtaggcttaatttttattcatGTCAGCTGCTGAAGCGATTGATGGACCACCTTTTATATCTTTCATGTGCAGATCATGTTAACATCATAAAAGTTTATTTTTCATGCGCGCATCAATATATTGACTTGCTAAAGTTGTTTGAGGAAATTATTGAACTAATTTTGGCCTTCCTTCTTCTTGGTGCAGTTGTTCGACCGATACCGGGGCAGGCGGGTGCCAGTATAACCTCATATGTATCAGAATTTAACACACTCATGGTTAAGAAAAGGTGATAGATGGTTGTTAAATGACTTAAATCTTTCTAACTAGGATCCCAAATAAGACACCAACTTCTACAAGTCATAGGATtatctgattttttttttcttttccttcttttaaACCAAAGTTCCCTTTCTTTACCATATCTTGCCTCTGTTGTGCAAAGCTCTTTTATTCAATTTGGgcattttcttccatttctttgaATCCCGAAACCTGCACGTACGGCATTTAGCTAAAACATTTTGAGTAAGAAGAATACAACAGAAGCTTGAAAATACGAGTTATTCAGCTGAAAATGGTGCATAACAAATATGAGTTACTTCGAGAACAAATTTTGTATCATCAAAAGCATCACCGTTGTATTGGCTCCTTGAAACCCCAAAACATAACCGAATGGGTCTGTCGTTGGGTTAGCGAATGACCTTTTCATATTCTAATTTTGGTAATAAATATGTATATTAACTCGTGCATGAAGAGTGCTTTATTCGATAATAATGTTCATCTCCACAGCCACACGGTATTGTTGGCAGAGTTTTGGGCATTAGACTGTTGCTtgcttgttttaattttttttttctctcttgctGGTGGTTCTTGTGAGGATCTGTAAGGTCATATAAATTAGCTGCTATGACTCATGTAAGAGAGATAAATGAAAATACACAGTGAATATCTATCCAAAGGAGCAAAGGCACAGAGATAATTCAATATTTGAAGCACACACCAACGTCATACTTATGTTACGGGGTTAGAATTTAAGTCTTGCAAACTGTATGGCTTTAGGCAGATACTTAGCTTCAAATTTGTTTAAGTCAACTAACTATTAAAAGTGAGAATTCACAAAGGAAATTATTTAAGGAACCGAAATAAAACgaatgtttgagtaaatgctctcaaataTATTTAGTCCAACGTTACAGACTGAATTACATCGACGATTGAGATTAGTGTTTATTTACAAGATGTCTTAAGATATTTAAACTCTATGCATTCTTATCATTTAGGGTTTACAATATTTATCTTGGTAAAAATACAAGTTATTGGAGTGCTTACATTTTAACCAACATCCAAACATGGGCCTTGAGTCTTTCAAAATAATAAGTCAGTCGTATCGGGCCGAATGACCCTAAGTGAATAAGAAGGGTTTACAATGTGTGTATCGATCGCGAGCTCCTTTGCGCAGCCAGTGATATTCTCCCCTACCTATTCTAGCGACACACTCATCGCATCCTCGGAATGATATTGGTCCATCTTGTCTTGTAATTGTAAAGCCTCGACAAGTTCCCAACTTGCCTCACTATTTAGGAAGTCTTTCTCATCAAACAAAGTACTCGTGCCTTGG is part of the Gossypium arboreum isolate Shixiya-1 chromosome 5, ASM2569848v2, whole genome shotgun sequence genome and harbors:
- the LOC108477161 gene encoding vesicle transport protein GOT1-like is translated as MASFEMNDRKKIGLGLTGFGIFFSFLGIIFFFDKGFLAMGNILFISGVALTIGLKSTMQFFMKRQNFKGTISFGVGFFFLVIGWPIIGMVLEAYGFIVLFSGFWPTLAVFLQRIPIVGWLFQQRYIRSLFDRYRGRRVPV